One Nitrospina watsonii DNA segment encodes these proteins:
- a CDS encoding HsdM family class I SAM-dependent methyltransferase — MTTVQSRPLDEIWKTRLDLASRREPELYESIDVVRNSSHASAIRATLKDLGASAVFCVQGVPTIVILSVDEYERDTIINLHAALWNQGLASLLLVMADDTVRAFSLSRTPYYNPGDEFERRCLVETLHATADALALKNIIYGAESGRFWEEYAEFFKPKERVDQVLLENLTRSHELLYDANLSSDAAQALLIQTMFIAYLEDRQIIGEDYFKAASDNRNECFSSLLQSGKVQALNELFASLREDFNGDLFVAPCSFESSAKPPRLNRDHLNILARFRVGQEEMGAGQLRFWGYNFKHIPIELISAVYDRFLGEREAERRNHGAYYTPMFLADTVVSQVWDVLPSTTKGKGDFLDPACGSGVFLVRSFQRLCEHWREKHNSQTIRWDSLKNILLRLHGWDLNGSAVRVAVFSLYIALLEQVSPPDIRSLIRRGKVLPELWGRTLKCQDFFTVDPGVSLVDVVIGNPPWMSRRGPSRPSTKWCALRNLPMPGKEDAWAFTWKSIHHLRSDGIIAFLLPAMGFLHNHADKSVEARNTLISTTRIKRIVNFADLRFQLFEGAVRPAALVIFSKADAEHLAYRFEYWAPKADLNLKVKRLITLSRADKSFITSKVATNDPLIFKRRLWMNEPEGKLFNYLSGFSRLGKLVSIYKDIARRGDINDQWVIGDGFKQAVPKRISDPSYDKTRSDHVGLLPHITIEQLPPLALNAGDLESASKWHTRMVHRKGIQEAYLGTRILIPRGVQIRKGRLRACFSKEDFTFSSIIQGLTVPAGQEQKGKLLTALLNSRTIFWFAFHGTASLGSDRPEIQKSELMHVPFPTPEEMPEPKRARKAEKALVKIIERVASKTAPFTLEGEPDSVFTTIDELSYEYFCLSNEEIALIEDSVRYILPAVQPHQGSFSEIWKTPTTDERGVYAQTLVRALGNWFGNDQVVNVCLEAHNNDLAILRLTLCPKNKETPYTERGEPAVRDLLARLFSHIHQPLPGNFQLMPDFRIFQGNALYLVKPMQRRFWLRSSALADAHNVVLDLQDYAGSAKKQDIA, encoded by the coding sequence ATGACCACCGTTCAATCGCGGCCACTGGATGAAATATGGAAGACACGCCTCGATCTGGCAAGTCGAAGAGAACCTGAGCTGTATGAGAGCATCGACGTTGTTCGAAATAGTTCCCATGCAAGCGCAATAAGAGCGACGCTGAAGGACCTAGGTGCATCAGCGGTCTTCTGTGTCCAAGGCGTTCCAACCATCGTCATTCTTAGCGTTGATGAGTACGAACGAGACACGATCATCAATCTGCATGCGGCGCTCTGGAATCAGGGGCTGGCCAGCCTGTTACTGGTTATGGCCGATGACACCGTCCGTGCTTTTTCTCTTTCGCGCACGCCCTATTACAACCCTGGAGATGAATTTGAGCGCCGTTGCCTTGTTGAAACGCTGCATGCGACGGCTGACGCGCTCGCTCTTAAGAACATCATATACGGAGCCGAATCTGGACGATTCTGGGAAGAGTACGCCGAATTCTTCAAGCCAAAGGAGCGCGTCGATCAGGTCCTATTGGAAAATCTGACCAGGTCTCACGAACTGCTTTACGATGCAAACCTTTCCTCCGATGCCGCCCAAGCATTGCTCATCCAGACCATGTTCATTGCCTACCTTGAGGACAGGCAAATCATCGGTGAGGATTACTTTAAAGCGGCATCAGATAATCGAAACGAGTGTTTTTCCTCTCTCCTGCAATCCGGCAAGGTCCAAGCGCTCAATGAGCTCTTTGCGTCGTTGCGAGAAGACTTTAACGGTGATCTTTTTGTTGCGCCTTGTTCATTCGAGTCTAGTGCAAAGCCACCACGCTTGAACCGCGACCACCTTAATATTCTGGCACGCTTTCGTGTCGGACAAGAGGAAATGGGTGCCGGGCAACTCCGTTTTTGGGGCTACAATTTCAAACATATTCCGATTGAATTGATCAGCGCAGTCTATGATCGTTTTCTGGGGGAGCGGGAGGCAGAACGCCGCAATCATGGCGCGTACTACACGCCCATGTTCCTTGCAGATACAGTCGTGTCGCAGGTGTGGGATGTATTGCCTTCAACTACTAAAGGCAAAGGTGATTTTCTCGACCCTGCGTGTGGGTCCGGCGTATTTCTTGTCCGTTCATTTCAGCGCCTTTGTGAGCATTGGCGTGAAAAACACAACTCGCAGACCATCCGCTGGGATAGCCTGAAAAATATCCTGCTACGGCTTCACGGCTGGGATTTAAATGGCAGCGCCGTACGTGTCGCCGTTTTCTCCCTCTATATCGCCCTGCTTGAACAGGTCAGCCCGCCGGATATTCGCTCGCTTATCAGGCGAGGTAAAGTCCTGCCTGAGCTTTGGGGTCGTACGCTCAAATGTCAGGATTTCTTCACCGTTGATCCTGGTGTGTCGCTGGTTGATGTTGTGATTGGTAATCCGCCTTGGATGAGCCGCCGGGGTCCGAGCCGGCCCTCAACGAAGTGGTGTGCATTACGCAATCTTCCGATGCCGGGCAAAGAGGATGCGTGGGCTTTTACGTGGAAATCTATCCACCACCTGCGCTCGGACGGTATAATTGCATTCCTACTTCCTGCGATGGGCTTTTTGCACAATCACGCCGATAAATCCGTTGAAGCGCGCAACACGCTGATTTCTACAACGCGTATAAAGCGCATAGTAAACTTCGCTGATTTAAGGTTTCAGCTTTTTGAAGGAGCTGTCAGGCCTGCCGCGCTCGTCATTTTCAGCAAGGCGGATGCTGAGCACCTTGCATACAGGTTTGAATATTGGGCTCCCAAGGCCGATCTAAATTTAAAGGTGAAGCGCCTGATTACGTTGAGCCGCGCAGATAAAAGCTTCATCACGTCGAAAGTTGCTACAAATGACCCATTGATTTTCAAGCGGCGGCTCTGGATGAACGAGCCGGAAGGAAAATTATTTAACTACCTTTCTGGCTTTTCAAGGCTCGGCAAACTGGTTTCGATATATAAAGATATTGCCCGACGCGGGGACATCAACGATCAGTGGGTGATTGGAGACGGCTTTAAGCAGGCGGTGCCTAAACGAATTTCAGACCCATCATACGACAAGACACGAAGCGATCATGTAGGTCTACTGCCCCATATAACGATTGAACAACTACCCCCCTTGGCGTTGAATGCAGGCGACCTCGAATCAGCATCAAAGTGGCACACGAGAATGGTGCACCGCAAGGGCATTCAAGAAGCTTATCTCGGCACGAGAATTCTCATTCCTCGTGGAGTGCAGATCCGCAAAGGCAGGTTGCGCGCTTGCTTTAGCAAGGAAGATTTCACCTTTTCCAGCATCATTCAGGGGCTAACGGTTCCTGCTGGCCAGGAGCAAAAGGGGAAGTTGCTAACGGCCTTGCTTAACAGTCGCACAATTTTCTGGTTTGCATTTCATGGTACTGCATCTCTTGGCTCAGATCGCCCAGAAATTCAGAAATCTGAACTGATGCACGTACCTTTCCCGACACCAGAAGAAATGCCCGAGCCAAAGCGCGCGCGGAAAGCGGAAAAGGCGTTAGTTAAGATCATCGAGAGGGTGGCGTCGAAGACCGCACCTTTCACGCTCGAAGGCGAACCAGACTCGGTTTTCACGACTATAGACGAGCTGTCGTATGAATATTTTTGCTTATCAAATGAAGAAATCGCGCTGATCGAAGACTCTGTTCGTTACATTTTACCAGCGGTGCAGCCACATCAAGGCAGCTTTTCGGAAATTTGGAAAACACCAACCACCGACGAAAGAGGTGTGTATGCTCAGACACTCGTGCGAGCGCTTGGCAATTGGTTCGGCAACGATCAAGTCGTCAATGTTTGCCTCGAAGCGCATAATAACGATCTTGCAATTCTCCGACTGACTCTCTGCCCCAAAAATAAGGAAACACCCTACACGGAGCGCGGCGAACCTGCGGTGCGCGACTTACTCGCCCGGCTTTTCTCCCACATTCACCAGCCATTACCCGGCAATTTCCAACTCATGCCGGACTTTCGGATTTTTCAGGGGAATGCCCTCTACCTTGTTAAGCCTATGCAACGACGCTTTTGGTTGCGATCTTCGGCCCTTGCCGATGCACACAATGTTGTTCTTGATCTGCAAGATTATGCAGGTTCAGCCAAAAAACAGGATATCGCTTAA
- a CDS encoding type I restriction endonuclease subunit R has product MNTLNQNPEQLARDRIDKMLEEAGWKVQHKKKIDFNAGLGVAVREYDTDVGPADYVLFVDRKAVGVIEAKKEELAQNITTVEEQSEDYASAKLKWVNNQEPLPFIYQSTGQITRFTDGRDPKPRSREVFTFHRPETLHEWTSQKSSLRSRLQSLPPLIHEGLRDCQITAIDNLEQSFKDNRPRALIQMATGAGKTYTAITAVYRLLKHADAKRVLFLVDTKNLGEQAEQEFMSYVPNDENRKFIELYNVQRLKSSFVAKDSQVCISTIQRMYSLLKDQPLEEAAEEVNPAELAQPKEPLPVVYNEKIPIEFFDFIIIDECHRSIYNLWRQVLEYFDAYLIGLTATPDNRTYGFFRKNVVSEYDHEKAVADGVNVGNEIYIIETQVTQQGGQLKADQQVQKRERMTRKKRWERQDEDEVYSAKQLDREIINPDQIRTVIRTFRDRLPAIFPGREEAPKTLIFAKTDSHADDIIQIVREEFGEGNNFCKKITYKNKEDPKSVLAQFRNDYNPRIAVTVDMIATGTDVRPLECLLFMRDVKSRNYFEQMKGRGTRTLDHDDLRKVTPSAVSGKTHYVIVDAIGVTQSLKTASQPLITKPTVPLRDLAMGVMMGARDEDTISSLAGRLARLNKQLDDKDQTRIKEKAGGLELSDIINRLLSAIDPDRVESKACEIAELPEGSDPGEQNRTKAQEQLVGEAARVFNGELIELIDTIRRDKEQTIDHETLDTVLTAEWAGDAVENAKAMVQDFQEYLEANRDKIEALTIFYLQPHRRQEVTYDMIRQVMEKLKNDKPKLAPLRVWQAYAQLDEYQGDQPINELTALVALIRRACGIDSKVSPYADTVRRNFQNWIMNRHSGGGEKFNEDQMAWLRMIRDHVISSFHVEREDLDRTPFDSKGGMGKMYQLFGDKMDSLIEELNKALAI; this is encoded by the coding sequence ATGAACACGTTAAACCAAAATCCTGAACAGTTAGCCCGCGACAGAATCGACAAAATGCTTGAAGAGGCGGGCTGGAAGGTTCAGCACAAAAAGAAGATCGATTTCAATGCAGGGCTTGGCGTTGCTGTTCGGGAATATGATACAGACGTGGGTCCCGCCGACTATGTGCTGTTTGTGGACAGGAAAGCCGTTGGGGTGATTGAGGCCAAGAAAGAGGAATTGGCTCAGAATATCACCACGGTGGAGGAGCAATCCGAGGATTACGCTTCCGCAAAATTGAAATGGGTCAATAATCAAGAACCTCTTCCGTTTATTTATCAAAGCACCGGCCAAATCACCCGATTCACCGATGGCCGCGATCCCAAACCCCGTTCGCGGGAAGTGTTCACCTTTCACCGTCCGGAAACTCTTCATGAGTGGACTTCTCAAAAGAGTTCACTCAGGAGCCGGTTGCAATCTCTCCCGCCTTTAATCCATGAAGGCTTGCGTGATTGCCAGATAACGGCTATCGACAATCTGGAGCAGTCTTTCAAAGATAACCGGCCCCGCGCCCTCATTCAAATGGCGACCGGGGCAGGGAAGACTTATACGGCCATCACGGCAGTTTACCGTTTATTAAAACATGCCGATGCCAAGCGCGTTCTTTTTCTGGTTGATACCAAAAACCTTGGGGAACAGGCGGAGCAAGAGTTCATGTCTTATGTTCCCAATGATGAAAATCGAAAATTCATAGAGCTTTATAACGTCCAACGGCTCAAATCATCATTCGTCGCCAAGGATAGCCAGGTTTGTATCAGCACCATTCAGCGCATGTACTCCCTTCTGAAGGACCAGCCCCTTGAAGAGGCCGCCGAGGAGGTCAACCCGGCGGAACTGGCCCAACCCAAGGAGCCTCTACCCGTAGTCTATAATGAAAAAATCCCCATCGAGTTTTTTGACTTCATCATCATTGATGAATGTCACCGCTCCATTTACAACCTCTGGCGTCAGGTTCTGGAATATTTCGACGCCTATCTGATCGGGCTCACCGCCACACCTGACAATCGTACCTACGGGTTTTTCAGGAAAAACGTGGTGAGCGAATACGATCACGAAAAAGCCGTGGCCGACGGCGTCAACGTGGGCAATGAAATCTATATCATTGAAACCCAGGTAACACAGCAAGGCGGGCAACTTAAAGCCGACCAGCAGGTCCAGAAGCGGGAGCGCATGACCCGCAAAAAACGATGGGAGCGGCAGGATGAAGATGAGGTCTATTCCGCCAAACAACTGGATCGGGAAATTATCAACCCCGACCAAATCCGCACCGTCATTCGCACCTTTCGAGATAGACTGCCCGCAATTTTTCCAGGGCGCGAGGAAGCCCCAAAAACCCTCATCTTTGCCAAGACGGACAGTCATGCGGACGATATCATTCAAATCGTCCGCGAGGAGTTTGGAGAAGGCAATAACTTTTGCAAAAAGATCACTTATAAAAACAAAGAAGACCCCAAATCCGTTCTGGCCCAGTTTCGCAACGACTATAATCCGCGCATTGCGGTCACCGTGGACATGATCGCCACCGGAACGGATGTCCGCCCGTTGGAATGCCTGCTTTTCATGCGGGACGTCAAAAGCAGGAATTACTTCGAGCAGATGAAGGGACGGGGAACCCGCACCCTCGATCATGACGACTTGCGGAAAGTGACGCCTTCCGCCGTCAGTGGCAAAACCCACTATGTGATTGTCGATGCCATCGGCGTGACCCAATCCCTGAAAACCGCAAGCCAGCCGTTGATTACCAAACCCACTGTTCCGCTCAGAGATTTGGCCATGGGCGTGATGATGGGCGCGCGGGACGAGGATACGATCAGTTCCCTGGCCGGCCGTCTGGCCCGCCTCAATAAGCAGTTAGATGATAAAGATCAGACGCGCATTAAGGAAAAAGCGGGTGGTCTGGAACTATCGGATATCATCAACCGCCTACTTTCAGCCATTGATCCGGACCGGGTTGAGAGCAAGGCCTGTGAAATCGCTGAACTGCCTGAAGGCTCCGACCCCGGAGAACAAAACCGCACCAAAGCCCAGGAACAGCTAGTGGGCGAAGCGGCCAGGGTCTTCAACGGAGAGTTGATTGAACTGATCGACACCATCCGGCGCGACAAGGAACAAACCATCGACCATGAAACCCTAGACACGGTATTAACGGCGGAGTGGGCAGGCGATGCGGTAGAAAACGCCAAAGCAATGGTCCAGGACTTTCAGGAGTACCTGGAGGCCAACCGCGACAAGATCGAAGCCCTGACCATATTCTACCTCCAACCCCACAGGCGGCAGGAAGTGACTTACGACATGATCCGCCAGGTGATGGAGAAATTAAAAAACGACAAACCCAAACTGGCCCCCTTGCGCGTATGGCAGGCCTACGCCCAGTTGGATGAATATCAGGGGGACCAACCGATCAACGAGCTTACGGCCCTGGTGGCTTTGATCCGGAGAGCCTGCGGCATCGATTCCAAGGTATCCCCCTATGCCGATACGGTTCGGCGGAACTTCCAAAACTGGATCATGAACCGGCACAGTGGCGGCGGGGAAAAATTCAATGAAGATCAAATGGCCTGGTTGCGCATGATCCGCGACCATGTTATCAGCTCCTTTCATGTGGAGAGGGAAGACTTGGACAGGACCCCGTTCGACTCCAAAGGCGGCATGGGCAAAATGTACCAGCTATTCGGGGACAAAATGGATAGCCTGATTGAGGAACTTAATAAGGCGTTGGCGATATGA
- a CDS encoding AAA family ATPase, whose protein sequence is MQIISLIAQKGGTGKTTLSLSLAVAAHQAGRTVAIIDLDPQASATNWADRREEGAPVAISAQASRLQSVIDTARKNGVDMLIIDTPPKSESASLAAARAADLILVPCRPQIYDLETIPATKEIINLAGDTPALVVLNAVPPQGRRHEESVQVIQNMGLPVASKYFVQRAAFGDAPNAGLTALEYDPDGKAASEIRELYRMVSHMLDTQVSEDKIKTAI, encoded by the coding sequence ATGCAAATCATATCGCTCATAGCTCAAAAAGGCGGGACGGGGAAAACCACCTTGTCCCTGTCTTTGGCCGTGGCCGCGCATCAAGCAGGCCGGACAGTGGCCATCATCGACCTCGATCCCCAGGCGTCCGCAACCAATTGGGCGGATCGGCGGGAGGAGGGGGCTCCGGTTGCCATTTCAGCACAAGCCAGCCGCCTCCAAAGCGTGATCGACACCGCCCGCAAAAACGGAGTGGACATGCTGATAATTGACACCCCGCCGAAATCCGAATCCGCTTCCCTAGCGGCGGCCCGCGCGGCGGACCTGATTCTCGTTCCCTGCCGACCCCAGATTTATGATTTGGAGACCATCCCCGCCACCAAAGAAATTATCAATCTGGCAGGGGACACGCCCGCTCTTGTGGTTTTGAACGCCGTTCCACCCCAGGGGCGGCGGCACGAAGAGTCCGTCCAGGTAATCCAAAACATGGGTTTGCCGGTGGCGTCGAAGTATTTCGTTCAAAGGGCCGCGTTTGGGGACGCTCCCAATGCGGGTCTGACCGCCCTGGAATACGATCCCGACGGCAAAGCTGCCAGTGAAATTCGAGAGCTCTACCGGATGGTGTCCCATATGTTGGACACGCAAGTTTCAGAGGATAAAATCAAGACAGCAATATGA
- a CDS encoding type II toxin-antitoxin system RelE/ParE family toxin has protein sequence MKIKKVRHRGLKRFIEKNDPSGLPSAKVEKVRDIITALVVAESPNDLPVFPGWRLHRLKGDRKGQWSISVTGNWRITFVLEDDTIQELNLEDYH, from the coding sequence ATGAAGATAAAAAAAGTCCGCCATCGAGGATTAAAGCGGTTCATCGAGAAAAACGATCCTAGCGGCCTTCCATCCGCCAAAGTGGAAAAAGTCCGGGATATTATCACCGCTCTCGTGGTGGCGGAAAGCCCGAATGATTTGCCGGTTTTTCCGGGATGGCGTCTTCATAGGCTTAAGGGCGACCGCAAAGGCCAATGGAGTATTTCCGTGACCGGCAACTGGCGGATCACCTTTGTACTGGAAGATGACACGATTCAGGAATTGAATTTGGAGGATTACCACTGA
- a CDS encoding HigA family addiction module antitoxin, which translates to MKNIGMIPSHPGEFVRRQVLEPLELSISHAAEILDIRRATLSDLVNGKTSLTPEMAFRLEKAFDVKMDFLLRMQALYDTARMRQSGKNIDVVRFHPN; encoded by the coding sequence ATGAAGAATATAGGAATGATACCCTCACACCCAGGGGAATTTGTCCGGCGGCAGGTGCTGGAGCCGCTTGAATTGTCCATCAGCCATGCGGCTGAAATTCTGGACATACGGCGGGCGACTTTATCTGATTTGGTTAACGGAAAAACCAGTTTGACCCCCGAAATGGCGTTCAGGCTGGAAAAGGCGTTTGATGTAAAAATGGATTTTCTCTTGCGGATGCAGGCACTCTACGATACCGCCCGCATGCGGCAATCCGGGAAGAACATTGACGTGGTCCGGTTTCATCCAAATTAG
- a CDS encoding ribbon-helix-helix domain-containing protein, with translation MERKNLQDALLKSANGLANEEAAIMVEAEDAVVTQTKPTRSKVAKTGKVNVTGYFDPEVKSSLRLIQAKTGKTIQDILAEALNDVFAKYKVPETAPRN, from the coding sequence ATGGAAAGAAAGAATCTACAGGACGCCCTGCTTAAATCTGCAAACGGTCTGGCCAATGAAGAGGCGGCCATTATGGTGGAGGCTGAGGACGCAGTGGTTACCCAAACAAAACCCACGCGCTCCAAGGTAGCCAAGACAGGAAAAGTGAACGTGACCGGTTATTTTGATCCGGAGGTTAAATCATCCCTGCGGCTGATCCAGGCCAAAACAGGAAAAACCATCCAGGATATTCTGGCCGAAGCCCTCAATGATGTGTTTGCCAAATACAAAGTCCCTGAGACCGCCCCTAGAAACTAA
- a CDS encoding restriction endonuclease subunit S: MREEIQIPETWSKCQIEEITLPVAKINQKENPDQQIEYIDISGIDNLRNKIGETKQYCIGEAPSRARQIVQEGDVLFSTVRPYLRNIAAVPEKYNGQIASTGFSVLRPAKGIAPLYLFYNCIYIDFVNALSGEQYGVSYPAVKDEQVRGKRINLPPTNEQKRIVAKIEELFSELDKGIENLKTAWEQLKAYRQAVLKHAFEGKLTAQWREENKDKLKTVDVLLEDIKTEREDHIKKLSKKRVKSPRDFKDEDFSWLPELPDGWTWERLGWVTSGVEYGTSAKSSKEGDIPVLRMGNIQKAKLDWGDLVYTSDKEEIEKYSLNKGDVLFNRTNSPELVGKAAIYRNENPAIFAGYLIRLNHIETIVDSQYLNFFLNSHVAKQYGNRVKTDGVNQSNINGEKLINYPFPYCSLDEQKQIVERLDERITELDRTENDIVEQLQKAEALRQSILRQAFSGKLAAQDPNDEPTSVLLECIKAEKNGIKKKRNAA, translated from the coding sequence ATGAGGGAAGAAATCCAAATTCCAGAAACTTGGAGCAAATGTCAAATTGAAGAAATTACGCTCCCTGTCGCTAAAATTAATCAAAAGGAAAACCCTGACCAACAGATTGAGTATATTGATATTTCTGGAATTGACAATTTAAGAAACAAAATTGGAGAGACAAAACAATATTGCATTGGCGAAGCCCCATCAAGGGCCAGACAAATTGTACAGGAAGGGGATGTTCTTTTTTCAACGGTAAGGCCTTACCTTCGGAACATAGCAGCAGTACCAGAAAAATATAATGGGCAAATTGCATCGACTGGCTTTTCTGTGTTGCGCCCAGCCAAAGGAATTGCCCCTCTTTATCTGTTTTATAACTGTATATATATAGATTTTGTCAATGCGCTTTCAGGCGAGCAATATGGGGTTAGTTATCCTGCCGTAAAGGATGAACAAGTCAGAGGAAAAAGAATTAATTTACCACCTACAAATGAGCAAAAGCGCATTGTTGCCAAAATTGAGGAGTTGTTTTCTGAACTGGATAAGGGTATTGAAAACCTCAAAACCGCGTGGGAGCAATTGAAAGCTTACCGCCAAGCCGTCCTCAAACACGCCTTCGAAGGCAAACTTACCGCCCAATGGCGAGAGGAAAACAAAGATAAACTCAAAACCGTTGATGTTCTGTTAGAGGATATCAAAACAGAGCGTGAAGACCATATTAAAAAGCTGAGCAAAAAGCGAGTAAAAAGCCCTCGAGATTTTAAAGATGAGGACTTTAGCTGGCTACCTGAGTTACCCGATGGATGGACTTGGGAAAGATTAGGTTGGGTTACGAGCGGCGTGGAGTATGGCACGTCTGCGAAGTCATCAAAAGAAGGTGATATTCCAGTTTTGCGGATGGGAAATATCCAGAAAGCAAAACTGGATTGGGGAGATCTTGTATATACCTCTGACAAGGAAGAGATCGAAAAGTATTCTCTTAATAAAGGAGATGTTTTATTTAACCGGACCAATAGTCCAGAGTTAGTTGGTAAGGCGGCAATTTATAGGAATGAGAATCCTGCTATTTTTGCAGGATATCTTATAAGGCTGAATCATATTGAAACCATTGTTGATAGCCAATACTTGAATTTTTTTCTCAATTCACATGTTGCCAAGCAATATGGTAACCGAGTTAAAACGGATGGAGTTAATCAATCAAATATAAATGGTGAAAAACTTATAAATTATCCATTCCCTTACTGCTCATTAGACGAGCAGAAGCAAATTGTAGAAAGATTAGATGAGCGGATTACCGAATTAGACCGAACAGAGAACGATATTGTAGAGCAACTTCAAAAAGCAGAAGCCCTTCGCCAGTCAATTCTAAGGCAGGCCTTTTCAGGAAAACTAGCTGCTCAAGACCCGAACGATGAACCCACCTCTGTTCTACTCGAATGCATCAAGGCTGAAAAAAACGGAATCAAGAAAAAAAGGAATGCGGCATGA
- a CDS encoding HigA family addiction module antitoxin yields MTNWKDPIHPGEILAGELDEIGINALELARRLNVPHNRIYQILEGKRNITADTALSLGKFFGTGPEVWMNLQQKYDLAVGQSLS; encoded by the coding sequence ATGACGAATTGGAAAGACCCCATACACCCCGGAGAGATTCTTGCCGGGGAGCTGGATGAAATCGGCATTAATGCCCTGGAGTTGGCGCGGCGGTTGAACGTACCCCATAACCGGATATATCAAATTCTGGAGGGGAAGCGAAACATTACTGCTGATACGGCTTTGTCTCTTGGCAAGTTTTTCGGCACCGGTCCGGAAGTCTGGATGAATCTTCAGCAGAAATACGATTTGGCCGTGGGCCAGTCTCTATCCTAA
- a CDS encoding class I SAM-dependent DNA methyltransferase: MNATASIVSKVWSFCTVLKDDGVSYGDYLEQLTYLIFLKMADEYSKPPYNRDVGIPKKYNWQSLKSKRGAELEGHYITLLQELGTKKGMLGQIFTKSQNKIQDPAKLYRLIDMVNDTEWVTMGADVKGDIYEGLLEKNAEDTKSGAGQYFTPRALIRAMVECMRPEAGKSIADPACGTGGFFLAAYDFITNPENYKLDKKQKAFLKHETFSGNEIVANTRRLCLMNMFLHNIGEIDGGTPISSNDALVADAGNRFDYVLTNPPFGKKSSMSFTNEEGEQEKDDLTYNRQDFWATTSNKQLNFVQHIRTMLKTTGRAAVVVPDNVLFEGGAGETIRKKLLENTDLHTILRLPTGIFYANGVKANVIFFDNREASPNPWTKEVWYYDYRTNVHHTLKKKPMRFENLQDFIACFNSKNRHKRKETWDAEKNPEGRWRKYTYEEIIARDKTSLDIFWLKDKSLTDLDNLPEPDILAQEIIENLEAGLNSFREIAGALEEGE, from the coding sequence ATGAACGCAACTGCATCCATCGTATCGAAGGTTTGGAGTTTTTGTACCGTCCTCAAGGATGATGGAGTGAGCTATGGCGATTACCTGGAGCAGTTGACCTACCTTATTTTTCTGAAGATGGCGGATGAGTATTCCAAACCTCCTTATAACCGGGATGTTGGCATACCCAAAAAATACAACTGGCAAAGCCTGAAATCCAAGCGCGGGGCGGAATTAGAAGGTCATTACATAACCCTTTTGCAGGAACTGGGAACCAAAAAGGGAATGCTGGGCCAGATATTCACCAAATCCCAGAACAAAATTCAGGACCCGGCCAAGCTCTACCGCCTGATCGACATGGTGAATGACACCGAATGGGTAACCATGGGCGCGGACGTCAAAGGCGATATTTATGAAGGACTCCTTGAAAAGAACGCGGAGGATACCAAATCCGGGGCCGGTCAATATTTCACGCCGCGCGCCTTGATCCGCGCCATGGTGGAGTGCATGCGGCCCGAAGCGGGGAAATCCATTGCCGATCCCGCTTGCGGCACCGGCGGATTCTTCTTGGCGGCCTATGACTTCATCACCAATCCGGAAAATTACAAGCTGGACAAAAAGCAGAAAGCGTTTTTAAAGCATGAGACGTTTTCCGGCAATGAGATCGTGGCCAATACCCGCCGTCTTTGCCTGATGAATATGTTTTTGCACAACATTGGAGAGATTGACGGAGGAACCCCCATTTCTTCCAATGATGCCCTGGTAGCGGATGCCGGAAACCGGTTTGATTACGTCTTGACCAATCCGCCCTTCGGTAAAAAGAGCAGCATGAGCTTTACCAACGAAGAGGGAGAGCAGGAAAAGGACGATTTAACTTACAACCGGCAGGATTTCTGGGCAACGACTTCCAACAAACAGCTTAATTTTGTCCAGCATATCCGCACCATGCTGAAAACCACCGGCAGGGCCGCCGTGGTGGTGCCGGACAACGTCCTTTTTGAAGGCGGAGCCGGGGAGACGATTCGGAAAAAATTACTGGAGAATACCGACCTGCACACCATTTTGCGGCTTCCTACAGGCATCTTTTACGCAAATGGCGTAAAAGCCAATGTCATTTTCTTTGACAACCGCGAGGCCAGCCCAAACCCTTGGACGAAAGAAGTTTGGTACTACGACTACCGGACCAACGTCCACCATACCCTGAAAAAGAAACCGATGCGGTTTGAGAATTTGCAGGACTTTATAGCCTGTTTCAACTCAAAGAACCGCCATAAACGGAAAGAAACATGGGATGCGGAGAAGAATCCTGAGGGCCGGTGGCGCAAATACACCTATGAAGAAATAATTGCCCGTGACAAAACCAGCCTGGATATTTTCTGGTTAAAGGACAAGAGCCTGACCGACCTCGATAACCTTCCAGAACCCGACATACTGGCCCAGGAAATTATCGAAAACCTTGAGGCAGGCCTCAACAGCTTCCGCGAAATCGCAGGCGCTTTAGAAGAGGGGGAGTAA